In Gammaproteobacteria bacterium, the DNA window TGTCGGGTGCCAGCAAGTCACGGCGTGTCGAGACAATTTGACCAAACTTGACGAAGACAGGGCCAAGCTCTTCCAGCACAGGCGAATGCGCTCACCGCGCGTGCCTTTATCGCGTTTTAGCCAATACCAGGGCGACAAATAGACTAAAAAGCGTATGGGGCGAAATAAATGTGTAGCAAGAATTATTTCATCCAGCCCATGCTTCATTAAGACATAATTGATGTGGATAAGACGAAAAAGTTGACTGGCTTTAATCATTGTTTTTGTGAGTTCAGTTATTGGCGGGGGCTTCTTCTTTTGTTAGTAATTTCTTGCTAAGACGGTTAACGCGTTGTTCAATACGGGCAACATCATTACGCAGTGTATCAACCTCGCCAAGAAACTGCTCCAGCTCATCATGCCCAATGGCGCTGCGGGTTTCATAACGGACATAATCAGTGGCAGTTTGCTCTAGTGATGAGCCAGCCTGTTTTAACCAGTCAAAGAGATGGCGTGCGGCGCTACCCGCTTGATGGGCAATGACATCACCAGTGATTTTGGCTAGCTCACCCTCCCAATCGATTTCAAAGCGATTGATGATTTGTTGGAAGCGTTGACCAAGGTCGGGATCACCGCTAAAACTCACGCCGCTGCTGGCTGGGCCTTTGTCTTTATTTAATCCCATTTGTGCCAGTGCTGTAGGTGTACCACGAATGGTGGCATCGGCTTTGCCGTCGAAATGGGTCAATAAGCGCACACGATGTTCATCTATGTGCATAACTAAGCGTCTATTGAGTTTGTCGAGTTCGATGACAATGATCTTACCGCTGATTTCAGCCAGTTGCTCGCGACTTTCGGGGTCGAGTGCAATACCGCGATTAATGGCAGCTTCTAAAGCAATGGCAAGTCCACCGGGCAGGTCAACATAGTCGCTCATACTAGTACAGTGTCCTGGCTAAAACTTATAAGCGCGATGCATGGCAACAATACCACCAGACAAGTTCATATAATCACACTGATCAAAACCGGCATCGAGAACCATGGTTTTCAGTGTTTCTTGATCGGGATGCATGCGTATGGATTCGGCGAGGTAGCGGTAGCTGTCTTCGTCTTTGGCAATAATTTTGCCGAATAAAGGCAAAAGTTTGAACGAGTAAGTATCGTAAATGCCTTTTAAAAATGAATGGGGTTTTGAAAATTCTAACACCAGCAAACGACCGCCTGGTTTTAATACGCGCTGCATTGAGGCCAGCGCAGTGTCTTTGTTGGTGACGTTACGTAAGCCAAAAGCGATCGTAATACAGTCAAAATAATTGTCGGGGAAGGGTAATTGCTCAGCATCAGCTTGTACATAACGCACACTGCCTAAAATGCCTCGATCGACGAGCCGATCACGACCAACACTTAACATACTATTGTTAATGTCGCTAGCGATAACTAGGCCGCTAGCGCCGACGCGTTGTGCATGTTTGGCCGCGAGATCGCCGGTGCCACTGGCAATATCAAGTACGCGCTCGCCTTCGTGTATGGCACAGACCTCTAATGCAAACCATTTCCACAAGCGGTGCACACCCATCGACATAACATCGTTCATGATGTCGTACTTTGTTGCGACGGAATCAAACACAGCGCCGACTTTTTTTACTTTCTCGTTAAGCGGAACGTCTTTATAACCGAAGTGTGTCGTGTTGTTATCCATAGTTAGGCCTCATGGCTTTCTTTGGTAGCCCAATTTCTTAAGACGATCCAGGTAATCTTGCCATAACTCATCTTGACGTGAGCCTAAATGATGCAGCAGCTCCCAAGTGTAGAGCCCACTGTCATGGCCGTCGTCAAACACTAGTTTGATAGCATAGTTACCGACTGGTTCAATGGCTTTGATGTTAACGTGTTCTTTGGCGACTTGTAGTACCTCCTGGCCAGGGCCGTGGCCTCGTACTTCTGCCGACGGTGAGTAGACACGCAGGTATTCGCAACTGAGTTCAAACACTTCCTCATCAAAATGGATTTCGAGGACGCGTGATTGTTGGTGCAGTTTAATATCAGTAGGAACGGGAACAGGCATAGCGATTACTTTATTAAGAGAAACGCTACAGTATATAACGAGTCAGGTCTTCATCGGCGACCAACTCGGACAAATGCTTGTCGACATAGCTGGCATCAACGGTAACCGTTAAATCGGGTTGGTCAGGCGCGTCAAAGGAAACGCTTTCTAATAGGCGTTCGATCACAGTATGCAAGCGCCGTGCGCCGATGTTTTCGATACGCTCGTTAACTTGCCAGGCGATTTCGGCGATGCGACGGATGCCATCGTCCTTGAATTTAACGCTGACACCTTCTGTGCCCAGCAGCGCTGTATATTGTTGTGTTAATGAGGCGCTGGGTTCGGTCAGAATTTTAACAAAGTCATCAACGCCCAGCGCACTGAGTTCAACGCGGATTGGGAAGCGTCCCTGTAACTCAGGGATAAGGTCTGATGGTTTTGATAGATGAAAAGCACCCGAGGCAATAAAGAGGATGTGGTCGGTCTTTACTATGCCGGATTTGGTGGTAACGGTTGAGCCTTCTACCAGTGGTAATAAGTCGCGTTGTACGCCTTGGCGTGAAACTTCGCCGCCACCATTACTACCTTCACGCTGAGCAATTTTATCGATCTCATCAAGAAAGACGATTCCATTTTGTTCGACGTTGTTCAGCGCTCGCTCTTTGATTTCTTCTTCGTTAATCAATTTGCCTGCTTCTTCATCGGTCAGCAATTTCATTGCCTGTTTGATGGTGACCTTGCGTATTTTGGTTTGACCGCTATTCATGTTTTCAAACAGACCTTGTAGCTGGTTGGTCATATCTTCCATGCCGGGTGGTGTCATGATTTCTATACCTATGTTACCCGCAGCCACTTCGATATCGATTTCTTGATTATCAAGATCACCTTCGCGCAGTTTTTTGCGAAATTTTTGTCGTGTCGAGCTGTGGCTTTCGGTATCGGTTTCTGAAGTGCCACGTGCGGGTGGTAATAAGATGTCGAGAATTTTTTCTTCGGCAGCATCCATAGCGCGTTGTTGTACTTTTTTGGTTTCTTTTTCACGGCCCATTTTAATAGAGATATCGACAAGGTCACGGATGATCGAGTCAACATCGCGACCGACATAGCCGACTTCGGTGAATTTTGTCGCTTCAACTTTAACAAATGGTGCCTCGGCAAGTTTGGCTAGGCGTCGTGCAATTTCGGTTTTACCAACCCCGGTAGGGCCTATCATTAAAATATTCTTTGGTGTGATTTCATTACGCAGCTCTTCGCCAAGCTGGGCACGACGCCAACGGTTACGTAGCGCAACGGCAACAGCGCGTTTGGCATCGGCTTGGCCGATGGTGTGACGGTCGAGCGTTTCGACAATTTCACGTGGGGTCATGCTGGACATGGGGCTTCCTTTAGGTGTTGCTACTATCGAGCTCTTCGATAGTCAGGTTATGATTGGTGTAGATGCAGATATCGCCAGCAATAGACAGGCTTTTTTCAACGATATCGCGGGCATCGAGGTCAGTGTTTTCAAGCAGTGCGCGTGCAGCAGCTTGGGCAAAAGAACCACCCGAGCCAATCGCCATTAATTCGTGTTCAGGTTCAATAACGTCGCCATTACCTGAGATAATTAACGAGGCTTCTTTGTCGACGACACAGAGCAAGGCTTCCAGTCGGCGCAGCATACGGTCCGTGCGCCAGTCTTTTGCTAGCTCGACAGCGCTGCGGGTCAAATTACCTGAATACTTTTCGAGCTTACCTTCAAAACGTTCAAATAAGGTAAAGGCATCGGCAGTGCCGCCAGCAAAGCCAGCCAACACCTTGTCATGGTAAAGCCGCCGTACCTTACGCGCATTGCCTTTCATAATGGTATTGCCGACCGAGACCTGGCCATCACCGCCAATAACAACCTTGCCATTGCGGCGCACAGATAGAATCGTTGTGCCTCTAAATTGGTTCACGAAGCCCTCTCCTGAATAACATAATTAAATACAACGAACAGTCTGACATAGTGGCGGTTAATAACGTACTTTCAAGAGTTTCGCTAGTCTTTGTGTTGACGCCTGGCACGCGGGTGTGCGGCATCATATACCTTGGCCAAGTGTTGGAAGTCGAGATGGGTGTAGATCTGCGTTGTCGATAAATTGGTATGCCCAAGCATTTCTTGTACTGCGCGAATATCACCACTGGATTCCAGTACATGTGTGGCGAAAGAATGGCGCAGTTTATGCGGGTTAAGCCGCGCGCCCAAACCTTGTTGCTTACCCCAATACGCCATGCGCGCTTGCACACTGCGTGCGCCGAGGCGTCTGCCGCGCTGACTAATAAACAAGGCGCAGCTGGTATTGTCTATTTTACACCAATCATTACGTACGTTGAGCCAATTTTTTATGGCGCTAATAGCATAGCGGCCAACGGGCACGATACGTTCCTTATTGCCTTTACCGGTGACGATGATTTCTTGTGACGTGCTGTCTAAAGAATCAAGATTGAGCGCCACTAATTCGGCTAAGCGTAGGCCAGAGGAATACATCAGCTCCATCATGGCGAAGTCGCGTAGCGCGATTTGCTTGTCGGTAACTGAGCCGAGCAATTGCGTAATCTCTTCGGTGTTTAAGGTTTTAGGTAGTGGCTGTGGTGCTTTCGGTGCTTTGATAGCCAGTGCCGGATTATTGCTGATTTGATTTTCACGAATTAAATAATGAAAAAATGTGCGGCAGGCAGACAGTAGCCGTTGCAAACTGCGGGCGCCACTGCCGCGACGATGCAGTTGACTCACCAGGCTACGAATATGATGACTGTCGACGCGTTGCCATTGCACTATTTCGGATTGCTGACAATAGGCTAACAATTGTTGTAGATCACGTTGGTAGTGTTTAATGGTTAACGGAGAAAGCTGACGCTCGCCTTTGAG includes these proteins:
- a CDS encoding SCP2 sterol-binding domain-containing protein, whose protein sequence is MSDYVDLPGGLAIALEAAINRGIALDPESREQLAEISGKIIVIELDKLNRRLVMHIDEHRVRLLTHFDGKADATIRGTPTALAQMGLNKDKGPASSGVSFSGDPDLGQRFQQIINRFEIDWEGELAKITGDVIAHQAGSAARHLFDWLKQAGSSLEQTATDYVRYETRSAIGHDELEQFLGEVDTLRNDVARIEQRVNRLSKKLLTKEEAPANN
- a CDS encoding DUF971 domain-containing protein, which produces MPVPVPTDIKLHQQSRVLEIHFDEEVFELSCEYLRVYSPSAEVRGHGPGQEVLQVAKEHVNIKAIEPVGNYAIKLVFDDGHDSGLYTWELLHHLGSRQDELWQDYLDRLKKLGYQRKP
- the hslU gene encoding ATP-dependent protease ATPase subunit HslU, giving the protein MSSMTPREIVETLDRHTIGQADAKRAVAVALRNRWRRAQLGEELRNEITPKNILMIGPTGVGKTEIARRLAKLAEAPFVKVEATKFTEVGYVGRDVDSIIRDLVDISIKMGREKETKKVQQRAMDAAEEKILDILLPPARGTSETDTESHSSTRQKFRKKLREGDLDNQEIDIEVAAGNIGIEIMTPPGMEDMTNQLQGLFENMNSGQTKIRKVTIKQAMKLLTDEEAGKLINEEEIKERALNNVEQNGIVFLDEIDKIAQREGSNGGGEVSRQGVQRDLLPLVEGSTVTTKSGIVKTDHILFIASGAFHLSKPSDLIPELQGRFPIRVELSALGVDDFVKILTEPSASLTQQYTALLGTEGVSVKFKDDGIRRIAEIAWQVNERIENIGARRLHTVIERLLESVSFDAPDQPDLTVTVDASYVDKHLSELVADEDLTRYIL
- the ubiE gene encoding bifunctional demethylmenaquinone methyltransferase/2-methoxy-6-polyprenyl-1,4-benzoquinol methylase UbiE, with translation MDNNTTHFGYKDVPLNEKVKKVGAVFDSVATKYDIMNDVMSMGVHRLWKWFALEVCAIHEGERVLDIASGTGDLAAKHAQRVGASGLVIASDINNSMLSVGRDRLVDRGILGSVRYVQADAEQLPFPDNYFDCITIAFGLRNVTNKDTALASMQRVLKPGGRLLVLEFSKPHSFLKGIYDTYSFKLLPLFGKIIAKDEDSYRYLAESIRMHPDQETLKTMVLDAGFDQCDYMNLSGGIVAMHRAYKF
- the hslV gene encoding ATP-dependent protease subunit HslV, whose amino-acid sequence is MNQFRGTTILSVRRNGKVVIGGDGQVSVGNTIMKGNARKVRRLYHDKVLAGFAGGTADAFTLFERFEGKLEKYSGNLTRSAVELAKDWRTDRMLRRLEALLCVVDKEASLIISGNGDVIEPEHELMAIGSGGSFAQAAARALLENTDLDARDIVEKSLSIAGDICIYTNHNLTIEELDSSNT
- the xerC gene encoding tyrosine recombinase XerC — encoded protein: MSANPSLHDAIIQFLQHLKGERQLSPLTIKHYQRDLQQLLAYCQQSEIVQWQRVDSHHIRSLVSQLHRRGSGARSLQRLLSACRTFFHYLIRENQISNNPALAIKAPKAPQPLPKTLNTEEITQLLGSVTDKQIALRDFAMMELMYSSGLRLAELVALNLDSLDSTSQEIIVTGKGNKERIVPVGRYAISAIKNWLNVRNDWCKIDNTSCALFISQRGRRLGARSVQARMAYWGKQQGLGARLNPHKLRHSFATHVLESSGDIRAVQEMLGHTNLSTTQIYTHLDFQHLAKVYDAAHPRARRQHKD